A single Leishmania major strain Friedlin complete genome, chromosome 24 DNA region contains:
- a CDS encoding hypothetical predicted transmembrane protein, with translation MPYDTEVQDLLAPALAMGLGPMGGSVYVSPSSSSTNASALFVCARADVKSMLAPVTVTTVDALFHSMTGVSGQLDVNHGCYMANTQDSVPQCVAALTSTAADCGGMAEDAVGPHLRDAASTADRRSTSSSALPGVVPSSAAMLAAYVRDWGQQRLKLERSLRRTREATAAFARVHALVHSAATVPSSKEEARLLRARATVRVAEIASAAYDRVMDKYDIFNTWIGPSLGIVLGGSSDGSSSGDGRGPHAAVGPDVAECPVETYLRLLLWGNESLSAVLPELMGTTLKMADLVRAKVLQPAVRGLECVQVLTALAVMVLEDEPVRTVAAMLATGTLKNTSVWSLDEFAMLAPGYNSDLRKHQLWSFAYAFTTVADPAVTHELVGGTDVAACMRRAGLVVPGSITGTVPPSIYWCLYNTSMSEMTPSAVRQRSLATRESSAAAPNGQCLWGLSVWDGLCGGAAFDPARCRDCPPGSVGDGEGHCVCGDASTMYATLTDGCVAKGPAHDTPGVRVIHTGSSNIVPLSGDNAAVALLSAQLPQTAALFDPSAYLRVDVVCTDSGRGGGGTRLVATPSGDRKASCASVVEYERRQERTGVAHTFGSGTQRFVTYAESLTISATGTAAFYGETCSVTVTVDSTLYRASRSVTAGTWTFVPGATPLYLTAYSHASGSTSSEAASADLLPLCVDILAAFSGPAASSTVHVGVCRASGEQLGVFVAPGSYSLFGLSTQEVAGARVRRSAGAAQDAAFTSTVQSLAARTGMEVSLEGSGGAAAAVLWSATLQSRVTPLAVNAWRSGWYANISVGKLRHVRSLRVRLVDTWETFAFFPVEGVVPLHYEDGEGSDSSDSSGGGGGGSASIADEQYGFGYLAAIVIASVALAALLVLLGSLVYLLLMTDAWPKQLLV, from the coding sequence ATGCCGTACGACACAGAGGTGCAGGACCTCTTGGCACCTGCCCTCGCTATGGGGCTGGGCCCCATGGGTGGTAGCGTCTATGTGAGCCCGAGCTCATCGAGCACCAACGCCTCTGCGTTGTTTGTCTGTGCGCGAGCAGACGTGAAGTCCATGCTTGCGCCTGTCACGGTGACGACAGTCGATGCGCTCTTCCACTCGATGACCGGCGTCTCGGGGCAACTGGACGTGAATCATGGCTGCTACATGGCGAACACTCAGGACAGCGTACCTCAGTGTGTGGCGGCACTGACGTCCACTGCGGCAGACTGCGGCGGTATGGCAGAGGATGCCGTGGGGCCGCACTTGCGCGATGCTGCATCGACAGCTGACCGCCGCTCTACCTCCTCGTCCGCTTTGCCCGGTGTTGTGCCGTCCAGTGCCGCGATGCTCGCCGCCTACGTTCGGGATTGGGGACAGCAGCGACTCAAGTTGGAGCGCTCCCTGCGGCGCACCCGCGAGGCGACGGCCGCTTTTGCCCGCGTGCACGCACTTGTACACAGCGCTGCAACAGTGCCATCTAGCAAGGAGGaggcacggctgctgcgcgctcgAGCAACGGTGCGGGTGGCGGAAATAGCCTCCGCCGCGTATGACCGAGTAATGGATAAGTACGACATCTTCAACACGTGGATAGGGCCATCCCTCGGGATCGTGCTgggaggcagcagcgacggcagcagcagtggcgacgGAAGGGGGCCACATGCTGCCGTTGGCCCCGACGTTGCGGAGTGCCCTGTCGAAACATACTtgcgtctgctgctgtggggcAATGAGTCCTtgtcggcggtgctgccggaaCTCATGGGCACAACACTGAAGATGGCAGATTTGGTGCGCGCTAAGGTCTTGCAACCGGCCGTGCGGGGCCTGgagtgtgtgcaggtgctgaCAGCGTTGGCCGTGATGGTGCTGGAGGATGAACCCGTGCGCACGGTTGCGGCAATGCTGGCGACGGGCACCTTGAAAAACACGTCTGTATGGTCCCTTGATGAGTTTGCAATGCTGGCGCCCGGTTACAACAGCGACCTACGGAAGCACCAGCTCTGGAGCTTCGCCTACGCGTTCACCACCGTCGCGGACCCGGCAGTGACGCACGAGCTTGTAGGCGGCACCGACGTTGCCGCGTGCATGCGCCGCGCAGGACTCGTTGTGCCGGGCAGTATCACCGGTACGGTGCCTCCGTCCATTTACTGGTGTCTCTACAACACGTCAATGAGCGAGATGACGCCAAGCGCTGTACGTCAGCGCTCTCTTGCCACCCGTgaaagcagcgctgccgctccgaATGGGCAGTGTCTGTGGGGACTAAGCGTGTGGGATGGACtgtgtggcggcgcggcgttcGACCCCGCTCGATGCAGAGACTGCCCTCCCGGCTCCGTCGGGGACGGCGAGGGCCACTGCGTGTGCGGTGATGCCAGCACGATGTATGCGACGCTGACGGACGGTTGTGTGGCAAAGGGGCCCGCCCACGACACCCCGGGTGTTCGCGTGATACACacaggcagcagcaacatCGTTCCTCTGTCTGGCGACAACGCAGCTGTCGCGCTCCTCTCCGCGCAACTGCCCCAAACGGCAGCCCTGTTTGACCCCAGCGCGTATCTGCGCGTGGACGTCGTGTGTACCGAcagcggccgtggcggtggcgggacGCGGCTTGTGGCAACGCCGTCAGGGGATCGGAAGGCTTCGTGCGCCTCTGTCGTGGAGTATGAGCGGCGGCAGGAGCGCACCGGCGTGGCGCACACCTTTGGCAGCGGCACTCAGCGCTTCGTTACGTACGCTGAGAGCTTGACCATCTCGGCGAcgggcaccgccgccttctACGGCGAAACGTGCAGTGTGACCGTCACCGTGGACAGCACTCTGTATCGCGCCTCGCGGTCCGTGACGGCCGGTACGTGGACCTTTGTGCCGggtgcgacgccgctgtATCTGACGGCGTACAGCCATGCAAGCGGCTCAACATCGTCAGAGGCTGCCAGTGCAGATCTGCTCCCGCTGTGTGTGGACATTCTTGCAGCGTTCTCTGGGCCTGCTGCGTCCAGCACAGTGCACGTGGGTGTGTGCCGCGCGTCTGGTGAGCAGCTGGGGGTGTTTGTGGCTCCTGGGAGCTACAGCCTCTTCGGATTATCCACGCAGGAGGTCGCCGGTGCCCGCGTGCGTCgcagcgctggtgccgctCAGGACGCCGCCTTCACCTCGACGGTGCAGTCCTTGGCAGCGCGGACCGGTATGGAAGTGAGTCTGGagggcagcggaggcgccgctgcggccgtgTTGTGGTCTGCCACGCTGCAGTCTCGCGTGACACCGCTGGCCGTGAACGCCTGGCGCTCCGGCTGGTACGCGAACATCAGCGTCGGCAAGCTGCGACATGTCCGCTCGCTGCGGGTGAGACTCGTGGACACGTGGGAAACCTTCGCGTTTTTTCccgtggagggggtggtgccgctccactacgaagacggcgagggcAGTGACAGCAGTGACAGttcaggcggcggcggtggcggctccgcctccatcgcTGACGAGCAGTACGGCTTCGGGTACCTGGCCGCCATCGTCATTGCCTCGGTGGCCCTCGCTGcactgctggtgctgctcggctCATTGGTCTACTTGCTGCTAATGACAGATGCGTGGCCGAAGCAGCTCTTGGTATGA
- a CDS encoding putative mismatch repair protein, whose translation MGSIHKLTDDVINRIAAGEVVQRPSAALKELLENAIDAGCSRVQVVAAEGGLEVLQVCDDGSGIHKEDLPLLCERYATSKLQTFEDLHRVTSFGFRGEALASISYVSRMTVTTRRRQTCDESGNGASGAGSCSFSTAGAAVAWRCQYLNGTLLEDPQPCAGNPGTTVRVEKLFYNALVRRRSLRASEEWGRIVDVVSRYALAFPAIGFTCCRDRAYGCASGGGGSSTGSLSRLGGGGNGSNSAGAPANPGGSAAGGLCFPPRSNTRQNIRLSHGTQLASHLRLVYAYNVETATALSCGAEPDTDSEPLASEVEAEDGALSAGDEPGQLPTSSSASSSTQALPSTLSTASRQSAAREARVFAQMEQRARRVRATCGSAGEGLFTLVGYTSDPTLAQRKPYLCVFINQRLVESAAIRKAIDAVYSGVLTGGHRPFTVLLLSVPTDRVDVNVHPTKKEVCLLDEELIVSRVAEVCRGAVLEAAAARQMDMLKMRHTAALVLRQQLPSADGVGAADNSATAELSGSSIQHILEKLREQHQRGAPLASPLTSSSLTSTAAVAPAGAGVGGVGPNVVVAPCTMVRVEPQKGALDKYFSQRLAAAAAPAAATALAPTSSPSSLSSSRTAQEILSRDSVPDQLRAEAEEPLKDGDRRQESAIQRAKKGDATNGQSQTTAAYEAPSWEAVMASLHGQRAPATSTTTAAADDDSHGFPFASPLRKEICSGESNDMATHAVQTSREAVDNGGEGNAGLAVPHVLQVTMERTARRGAGGADSAKARAALLDEESADGCDNDEDEDDGMREFKRHRREVHERAQLLQRVTGGAAAAAAMDEAAVEHDASSAAILCPRDHVRPSSAAEVEKAQLAVVHLGAVVRASDMLRSEAAAADASHFSYTVVSCEDSNMDEEKSQADASTNGAPAGVMASLVDVAEVPAPALLSSVSMIVDRLLAEASPTADNLVDQLSFVGTVDSRAFLAQAGTTLLWCDTMALTRHVVFQRIFLRWCQPALPAPPVLAFATPVRLADLLLLALAYDGPHLQPPSATLLAVVEECAKKRQQQQAVVAGGGAAQLATSSLTTDAVRQTGGATARAWREVLFNADMESKTLSPNDLHTESGAGGVFAGSESVLPQPEDATMRYVRRLVRRLCRWRGLLKEYFYIDITADGLLVGLPYGLNRHWPPRMRAVPVMVWLLAEAVPYPGTAAPSSSTMSGAADQTGPTSAAWQSNEGRGAEEVVACVATSTSPATSLAPTQTEATPTTTPQPTAMEAEADGVAQEVACFTAVARHIAETLYGLPPPPPSTPPTSAEGPDTATADVAAGATDTASAELWREELVRHGLFACLKNPQLCRLPDQCLRDGTIQSLVSVESLYKVFERC comes from the coding sequence ATGGGTAGTATTCACAAACTCACCGACGACGTGATCAACCGCATTGCAGCCggtgaggtggtgcagcgacCCAGCGCGGCCCTaaaggagctgctggagaacGCGATCGATGCGGGGTGCAGCCGTGTGCAGgtcgtggcggcggagggtgggctcgaggtgctgcaggtgtGCGACGACGGGAGCGGCATTCACAAGGAAgacctgccgctgctgtgcgagcGCTATGCGACGAGTAAGTTGCAGACTTTCGAGGACCTGCACCGGGTCACCTCCTTCGGCTTTCGCGGCGAGGCTCTTGCGTCTATATCGTACGTGTCACGAATGACAGTGACCACACGTCGCCGCCAAACGTGCGACGAGAGCGGCAATGGCGCGTCCGGTGCAGGCTCGTGCTCATTTTCcactgctggagcagcggTCGCGTGGCGCTGCCAGTATCTAAATGGGACCCTCCTCGAGGACCCCCAGCCGTGCGCCGGCAACCCCGGCACCACAGTCCGCGTGGAGAAACTGTTCTACAATGCCCTcgtgcggcgacgctcgctTCGTGCCTCAGAGGAGTGGGGGCGCATCGTGGATGTTGTGTCGCGCTACGCTCTCGCCTTCCCCGCGATCGGATTCACCTGTTGCCGCGACAGGGCCTACGGCTGTGcctctggcggcggcgggtcTTCGACGGGTTCTCTGAGCCGGCTGGGAGGCGGCGGTAACGGCAGCAACTCAGCCGGTGCCCCCGCCAACCCGGGTGGttccgctgctggcggcctCTGCTTCCCACCTCGGTCCAACACACGGCAGAACATACGACTCTCGCACGGTACCCAGCTCGCCTCACACCTGCGCCTCGTGTACGCCTACAACGtggagacggcgacggcgctgtcaTGCGGTGCAGAACCCGATACAGACTCCGAACCCCTCGCgtcggaggtggaggcggaggacggcGCGCTCAGCGCAGGTGACGAGCCGGGGCAGCTGCCGACGTCATCATCTGCATCCTCGTCCACCCAAGCGTTGCCGTCGACGTTGTCTACGGCGTCCAGACAAAGTGCTGCCCGGGAGGCGCGTGTGTTTGCGCAGATGGAGCAGCGGgcgcggcgcgtgcgtgcgacTTGCGGCTCAGCCGGCGAGGGCCTCTTCACTCTCGTTGGCTACACAAGTGACCCCACGCTGGCTCAGCGGAAGCCGTACTTGTGCGTCTTTATTAACCAGCGTCTTGTCGAGAGCGCCGCGATACGCAAGGCGATTGACGCCGTCTACAGCGGTGTCCTCACCGGTGGCCACCGCCCCTTCACCGTGCTTCTTCTCTCCGTCCCTACGGACCGGGTGGACGTAAACGTGCACCCGACCAAGAAGGAGGTGTGTCTCTTGGATGAGGAGCTGATCGTGTCGCGGGTGGCGGAGGTGTGCCGCGGGGCTGTGctcgaagcagcagcggctcggcaGATGGACATGCTGAAGATGCGCCACACCGCTGCCCTGGTACTGAGGCAGCAGTTGCCGAGCGCCGACGgtgtcggtgctgcagaCAACAGCGCGACAGCGGAGCTGAGTGGGAGCAGTATCCAGCACATACTGGAGAAGCTGCGGGAGCAGCATCAGCGTGGTGCCccgctcgcctcgcctctCACATCGTCATCCCTCACATCCACGGCAgccgtggcgccggcggGAGCAGGGGTTGGCGGCGTAGGACCGAACGTCGTGGTGGCGCCGTGCACGATGGTCCGCGTCGAGCCACAGAAGGGGGCACTAGACAAGTACTTCTCCCAGCGActcgccgcagctgccgcgccggcggcggccaccgcgtTGGCACCTACCTCCTCTCCGTCCTCCTTGTCATCGTCGCGCACCGCGCAAGAGATACTGTCACGGGACTCGGTGCCCGACCAGCTccgcgcagaggcggaggagccgCTGAAGGATGGGGATAGGCGGCAGGAGTCAGCGATCCAGCGCGCAAAGAAAGGTGACGCTACCAACGGCCAGTCTCAGACAACTGCCGCTTACGAAGCACCGTCGTGGGAGGCGGTTATGGCCTCCCTGCACGGGCAACGCGCGCCTGCCACTagcaccaccactgccgctgccgacgatGACAGCCATGGCTTCCCTTTCGCGTCTCCTTTGCGGAAAGAGatctgcagcggcgagagCAACGACATGGCAACACACGCAGTCCAGACCTCCCGTGAGGCAGTAgacaacggcggcgagggcAACGCTGGCCTTGCTGTTCCACATGTGCTGCAGGTCACGATGGAGCGCACAGCCAGAAGGGGCGCCGGCGGGGCGGACTCTGCGAAGGCacgcgccgcgctgcttgaTGAGGAAAGTGCAGACGGCTGCGAcaacgacgaagacgaggaTGACGGCATGCGCGAATTCAAGCGTCATCGGCGCGAGGTGCATGAACGAGCGCAGTTGCTGCAACGGGTCActggtggagctgccgctgctgcagcgatggACGAGGCTGCAGTGGAGCACGACGCGAGCTCCGCGGCGATTCTCTGTCCGCGTGATCACGTGCGGCCGTCGTCAGCAGCAGAGGTGGAGAAAGCGCAGCTGGCCGTGGTGCACCTGGGCGCAGTGGTCCGAGCTTCGGACATGCTACGAAGtgaagctgccgccgcagacgcTTCGCACTTTTCGTACACCGTCGTCTCCTGCGAAGACAGCAACATGGACGAAGAGAAGAGCCAGGCAGACGCCTCCACCAACGGTGCCCCAGCTGGTGTGATGGCGTCGCTGGTGGACGTCGCCGAGGTgcctgcgccagcgctgctaTCGAGTGTGTCCATGATTGTGGACCGCCTTCTCGCTGAAGCCAGCCCAACGGCGGACAACCTCGTCGATCAGCTCTCCTTTGTGGGCACTGTGGACTCGCGTGCCTTTCTGGCGCAGGCGGGGACCACGCTGTTATGGTGCGACACCATGGCGCTGACGCGACACGTCGTCTTCCAGCGTATCTTTCTTCGCTGGTGTCAGCCTGCGCTGCCGGCACCACCGGTCCTTGCATTCGCCACACCGGTTCGGCTGGCGGATCTACTTCTGCTCGCGTTGGCTTACGACGGGCCGCACCTGCAGCCACCCTCAGCAACGCTGTTGGCGGTTGTGGAGGAGTGTGcgaagaagcggcagcagcagcaggcggtcgtggctggcggtggcgcggctcaGCTAGCCACGAGTTCTCTGACAACGGATGCGGTTCGGCAGACGGGCGGTGCgactgcgcgcgcgtggcgaGAGGTACTGTTTAATGCTGACATGGAGAGCAAAACCCTGAGTCCCAATGACCTGCACACCGAAAGCGGCGCTGGGGGCGTCTTTGCTGGCTCGGAGTCGGTGCTACCACAGCCCGAGGATGCCACGATGCGCTACGTGCggcggctggtgcgccgTCTGTGTCGCTGGCGGGGGTTGCTGAAGGAGTACTTCTACATTGACATCACCGCCGACGGGTTGCTCGTTGGGCTGCCCTACGGACTCAACCGGCACTGGCCACCGAGGATGCGGGCTGTGCCTGTGATGGTGTGGCTTttggcggaggcggtgccgtACCCCGGCACTGCAGCTCCGTCTTCCTCTACAATGAGCGGTGCAGCTGATCAGACGGGCCCAACAAGTGCCGCGTGGCAGAGCAACGAAGGCCGAGGCGCAGAGGAGGTTGTCGCGTGCGTTGCTACGTCCACATCACCGGCAACCTCCCTGGCGCCAACGCAAACAGAGGCGACGCCCAccacgacgccgcagcccacCGCCAtggaggcagaggcggacgGAGTTGCGCAGGAGGTAGCGTGTttcacggcggtggcgcggcacATTGCAGAGACACTGTACGGGcttccaccacctcctcccagCACACCGCCGACCTCTGCCGAAGGCCCTGATACCGCTACGGCTGACGTGGCCGCAGGGGCGACCGACACGGCGTCTGCGGAGCTTTGGCGGGAAGAGCTTGTCCGGCACGGGCTCTTCGCGTGCTTGAAGAACCCCCAGCTCTGCCGTCTACCGGACCAGTGCTTGCGGGATGGCACGATCCAGTCGCTGGTCTCAGTGGAGTCTCTCTACAAGGTGTTTGAGCGCTGCTGA